In a single window of the Elaeis guineensis isolate ETL-2024a chromosome 8, EG11, whole genome shotgun sequence genome:
- the LOC105037628 gene encoding probable CCR4-associated factor 1 homolog 7: MSSILPKNETVQIREVWNDNVDAEFALIREIVDDFPYVAMDTEFPAIVARPLGNFKTSSDFNYATLKFNVDMLKLIQLGLTFSDESGNLPTCGTGHGCVWQFNFREFDVHHDIFASDSIELLRQSGIDFKKNK, from the coding sequence ATGTCGTCCATCCTGCCGAAGAATGAGACCGTCCAGATCCGGGAGGTGTGGAACGATAACGTCGACGCGGAGTTCGCTCTAATTCGCGAGATTGTTGATGATTTCCCGTATGTTGCCATGGACACTGAGTTCCCGGCCATCGTCGCCCGCCCCCTCGGCAACTTCAAGACGAGCTCCGACTTCAACTACGCCACCCTCAAGTTCAACGTCGACATGCTGAAGCTGATCCAGCTGGGGCTCACCTTCTCGGACGAGTCCGGCAACCTCCCTACCTGCGGCACCGGCCACGGCTGTGTTTGGCAGTTCAACTTCCGGGAGTTTGACGTCCACCATGATATATTTGCATCCGACTCCATCGAGCTCCTCCGCCAGAGTGGCATCGATTTCAAGAAGAACAAATGA
- the LOC105050715 gene encoding gamma-tubulin complex component 2 isoform X1 yields MDSTVGTPRWNLERPFLTGRFYQEIKAPTHTTGSKPFSMDSFSRGTDNVIGSYPVSVQELLVIDDLLSALVGIEGRHISIKRVRGKEGHVIFQIDPSMDLALQELTQRIFPLCEDFVLICQFVESKSHFKNGLVNHAFAAALRALLLDYQAMVAQLEHQFRLGRLSVQGLWFYCQPMMGSLHALSIVVEKASSNNFSGSAMLNLLQSQAKAMAGDNAVRSLLEKMTQCASSAYLGILERWVYEGVIDDPYGEFFIAENKSLLKESLTQDYNAKYWQQRYSLKEGIPSFLTSVAGTILTTGKYLNVMRECGHNVQVPLSENSKLTSFGSNHHYLECIKAAYDFASSELLNLIKDKYDLIGKLRSLKRYLLLDQGDFLVHFMDIARDELAKRLEDISVEKLQSLLDLALRSTAAASDPCHENLTCCVERTSLLKRLTALKDLECAYPPHLNKPIPDSDDQPEPLSITGLETFCLNYKVQWPLSLVISRKALTKYQLIFRFLFHCRHVNRQLCVAWQVHQGFRAFNTLGTPILRSSILCRSMLKFINSLLHYLTFEVLEPNWHLMHDRLRTAKSIDEVIQFHDFFLQKCLKECLLLLPQLLKKVEKLKSICLRYAAAIQLLIPSIYVPEPDAAVGSLGLDRSKPRRSQSRNQQLNLAAESSKICDSIMKFEKEFNAELQSLVPILSNSSQAEPYLTHLAQCILGVGSEQ; encoded by the exons ATGGACTCGACCGTCGGGACTCCCCGATGGAACCTCGAGCGTCCCTTCCTCACCGGCCGATTCTATCAG GAAATCAAAGCCCCAACTCACACCACAGGATCGAAACCCTTCTCCATGGATTCCTTCAG TCGAGGCACGGATAATGTCATTGGATCCTACCCTGTTTCAGTCCAG GAGCTCTTGGTCATTGATGACTTGCTGTCTGCTCTGGTGGGCATTGAGGGGCGACACATTTCAATAAAAAGAGTGCGAGGGAAGGAAGGCCATGTAATATTTCAGATCGATCCATCTATGGACCTGGCACTGCAG GAATTGACACAGCGGATTTTCCCTTTATGCGAGGACTTTGTGTTGATCTGTCAGTTTGTTGAGTCCAAGTCCCATTTCAAGAATGGCCTGGTTAACCATGCATTTGCTGCTGCACTGAGAGCCCTCCTTCTG GATTACCAAGCAATGGTTGCACAACTTGAACATCAATTCCGCCTCGGAAGACTTTCTGTTCAAGGATTGTGGTTTTATTGTCAG CCAATGATGGGATCACTGCATGCTTTGTCCATTGTGGTTGAGAAGGCTTCTTCTAACAACTTCTCAGGCTCTGCAATGCTTAACCTCTTGCAAAGCCAG GCCAAGGCTATGGCAGGTGACAATGCAGTTCGGTCATTGCTTGAGAAGATGACACAGTGTGCAAGTTCTGCATACCTGGGCATACTAGAGAG GTGGGTATATGAGGGAGTAATTGATGATCCTTATGGTGAATTTTTCATTGCTGAAAACAAATCACTTCTGAAG GAGAGCCTTACCCAGGACTATAATGCCAAGTATTGGCAACAGCGATATAGCCTCAAAGAGGGCATTCCTAGTTTCCTTACAAGTGTTGCAGGGACAATTTTGACAACTGGGAAATATTTAAATGTCATGAGAGAATGTGGGCATAATGTTCAG GTCCCCTTATCAGAAAACTCAAAATTAACAAGCTTTGGATCAAATCATCATTATCTTGAATGTATCAAAGCTGCATACGACTTTGCAAGTAGTGAGCTCTTGAATCTCATCAAAGATAAG TATGACCTCATTGGAAAATTGCGGTCGCTGAAGCGCTACTTACTTCTGGACCAG GGTGATTTTTTGGTTCATTTTATGGACATTGCTCGAGATGAGCTTGCTAAAAGGTTAGAGGACATTTCCGTTGAGAAGCTGCAG TCTCTGCTTGACCTTGCTTTGCGCAGCACTGCTGCTGCTTCAGATCCATGTCATGAGAACTTGACATGTTGTGTG GAAAGAACCTCATTGCTCAAGAGGCTGACTGCACTTAAAGATTTGGAATGTGCTTATCCTCCACATTTAAACAAACCGATTCCTGATAGTGATGACCAGCCTGAGCCATTGAGCATCACGGGCTTGGAAACATTCTGCCTAAATTACAAG GTTCAATGGCCATTATCACTTGTTATCTCAAGAAAAGCTTTAACAAAGTATCAGTTGATTTTTCGGTTCCTTTTCCACTGCAGACATGTTAACCGCCAACTTTGTGTGGCATGGCAAGTGCATCAA GGATTTCGTGCTTTCAACACACTAGGAACACCCATCTTGCGATCTTCTATTCTTTGTCGCAGTATGCTTAAATTTATAAATAGCCTTTTACATTATCTAACATTCGAG GTTCTAGAACCAAATTGGCATCTGATGCATGATAGACTTAGGACTGCAAAGAGCATAGATGAG GTCATCCAGTTTCATGACTTCTTCCTCCAGAAATGTCTGAAAGAATGCTTGCTTCTTTTGCCTCAGCTTCTTAAG AAGGTGGAGAAGCTGAAATCAATATGCCTTCGCTATGCAGCTGCTATTCAATTGTTGATACCATCAATCTATGTACCTGAGCCGGATGCTGCTGTTGGCTCGTTGGGATTGGATAGATCTAAACCAAGGAGATCTCAGAGTAGAAATCAGCAATTGAACCTTGCAGCAGAAAGCTCCAAAATCTGTGATTCTATCAT GAAATTTGAGAAGGAATTCAATGCTGAGCTTCAGAGTCTTGTGCCCATCTTGAGCAACAGTTCACAAGCAGAGCCCTATCTGACCCATCTTGCCCAGTGCATTCTTGGGGTAGGGAGCGAACAGTGA
- the LOC105050715 gene encoding gamma-tubulin complex component 2 isoform X2, whose translation MDSFSRGTDNVIGSYPVSVQELLVIDDLLSALVGIEGRHISIKRVRGKEGHVIFQIDPSMDLALQELTQRIFPLCEDFVLICQFVESKSHFKNGLVNHAFAAALRALLLDYQAMVAQLEHQFRLGRLSVQGLWFYCQPMMGSLHALSIVVEKASSNNFSGSAMLNLLQSQAKAMAGDNAVRSLLEKMTQCASSAYLGILERWVYEGVIDDPYGEFFIAENKSLLKESLTQDYNAKYWQQRYSLKEGIPSFLTSVAGTILTTGKYLNVMRECGHNVQVPLSENSKLTSFGSNHHYLECIKAAYDFASSELLNLIKDKYDLIGKLRSLKRYLLLDQGDFLVHFMDIARDELAKRLEDISVEKLQSLLDLALRSTAAASDPCHENLTCCVERTSLLKRLTALKDLECAYPPHLNKPIPDSDDQPEPLSITGLETFCLNYKVQWPLSLVISRKALTKYQLIFRFLFHCRHVNRQLCVAWQVHQGFRAFNTLGTPILRSSILCRSMLKFINSLLHYLTFEVLEPNWHLMHDRLRTAKSIDEVIQFHDFFLQKCLKECLLLLPQLLKKVEKLKSICLRYAAAIQLLIPSIYVPEPDAAVGSLGLDRSKPRRSQSRNQQLNLAAESSKICDSIMKFEKEFNAELQSLVPILSNSSQAEPYLTHLAQCILGVGSEQ comes from the exons ATGGATTCCTTCAG TCGAGGCACGGATAATGTCATTGGATCCTACCCTGTTTCAGTCCAG GAGCTCTTGGTCATTGATGACTTGCTGTCTGCTCTGGTGGGCATTGAGGGGCGACACATTTCAATAAAAAGAGTGCGAGGGAAGGAAGGCCATGTAATATTTCAGATCGATCCATCTATGGACCTGGCACTGCAG GAATTGACACAGCGGATTTTCCCTTTATGCGAGGACTTTGTGTTGATCTGTCAGTTTGTTGAGTCCAAGTCCCATTTCAAGAATGGCCTGGTTAACCATGCATTTGCTGCTGCACTGAGAGCCCTCCTTCTG GATTACCAAGCAATGGTTGCACAACTTGAACATCAATTCCGCCTCGGAAGACTTTCTGTTCAAGGATTGTGGTTTTATTGTCAG CCAATGATGGGATCACTGCATGCTTTGTCCATTGTGGTTGAGAAGGCTTCTTCTAACAACTTCTCAGGCTCTGCAATGCTTAACCTCTTGCAAAGCCAG GCCAAGGCTATGGCAGGTGACAATGCAGTTCGGTCATTGCTTGAGAAGATGACACAGTGTGCAAGTTCTGCATACCTGGGCATACTAGAGAG GTGGGTATATGAGGGAGTAATTGATGATCCTTATGGTGAATTTTTCATTGCTGAAAACAAATCACTTCTGAAG GAGAGCCTTACCCAGGACTATAATGCCAAGTATTGGCAACAGCGATATAGCCTCAAAGAGGGCATTCCTAGTTTCCTTACAAGTGTTGCAGGGACAATTTTGACAACTGGGAAATATTTAAATGTCATGAGAGAATGTGGGCATAATGTTCAG GTCCCCTTATCAGAAAACTCAAAATTAACAAGCTTTGGATCAAATCATCATTATCTTGAATGTATCAAAGCTGCATACGACTTTGCAAGTAGTGAGCTCTTGAATCTCATCAAAGATAAG TATGACCTCATTGGAAAATTGCGGTCGCTGAAGCGCTACTTACTTCTGGACCAG GGTGATTTTTTGGTTCATTTTATGGACATTGCTCGAGATGAGCTTGCTAAAAGGTTAGAGGACATTTCCGTTGAGAAGCTGCAG TCTCTGCTTGACCTTGCTTTGCGCAGCACTGCTGCTGCTTCAGATCCATGTCATGAGAACTTGACATGTTGTGTG GAAAGAACCTCATTGCTCAAGAGGCTGACTGCACTTAAAGATTTGGAATGTGCTTATCCTCCACATTTAAACAAACCGATTCCTGATAGTGATGACCAGCCTGAGCCATTGAGCATCACGGGCTTGGAAACATTCTGCCTAAATTACAAG GTTCAATGGCCATTATCACTTGTTATCTCAAGAAAAGCTTTAACAAAGTATCAGTTGATTTTTCGGTTCCTTTTCCACTGCAGACATGTTAACCGCCAACTTTGTGTGGCATGGCAAGTGCATCAA GGATTTCGTGCTTTCAACACACTAGGAACACCCATCTTGCGATCTTCTATTCTTTGTCGCAGTATGCTTAAATTTATAAATAGCCTTTTACATTATCTAACATTCGAG GTTCTAGAACCAAATTGGCATCTGATGCATGATAGACTTAGGACTGCAAAGAGCATAGATGAG GTCATCCAGTTTCATGACTTCTTCCTCCAGAAATGTCTGAAAGAATGCTTGCTTCTTTTGCCTCAGCTTCTTAAG AAGGTGGAGAAGCTGAAATCAATATGCCTTCGCTATGCAGCTGCTATTCAATTGTTGATACCATCAATCTATGTACCTGAGCCGGATGCTGCTGTTGGCTCGTTGGGATTGGATAGATCTAAACCAAGGAGATCTCAGAGTAGAAATCAGCAATTGAACCTTGCAGCAGAAAGCTCCAAAATCTGTGATTCTATCAT GAAATTTGAGAAGGAATTCAATGCTGAGCTTCAGAGTCTTGTGCCCATCTTGAGCAACAGTTCACAAGCAGAGCCCTATCTGACCCATCTTGCCCAGTGCATTCTTGGGGTAGGGAGCGAACAGTGA
- the LOC105050716 gene encoding uncharacterized protein yields the protein MESKKKLRVFVRCPDLGLSTRALILAPDLTLRRLKLSFLPQSLLSQTLTLDSLYFCLNGKPLPDSSSLAAAGIPNSSALTLRLRLRGGGGDGGATGAESRDCYLNMYATKKPDKVDPNETRLSKWTTCALSAEPLVPPCVIDRLGNLFNKEPLVEALLHKKLPKEFSHIRGLKDMIPIHLTPIPSAADSETKFQCPITGQEFNGKYGFLVIRGCGHVLSVKALKEVESSTCLVCHKEFSNMDKIVINGSAEEVRALREMMEEERGRLKGRKEKKVGTCLSGTKHAINEKDGTLDDRKKDGGGKRFKAVDMMPAHATKEVYASIFTSSKKFDFQETFTCRSLPLGRN from the coding sequence ATGGAGTCCAAGAAAAAGCTCCGGGTTTTCGTACGATGCCCCGACCTCGGTCTGTCCACCCGAGCCCTGATCCTAGCCCCCGATCTCACCCTCCGCCGCCTcaagctctccttcctcccccaaTCCCTCCTTTCCCAAACCCTAACTCTTGATTCCCTTTACTTCTGTCTCAACGGTAAGCCCCTACCAGACTCATCCTCCCTCGCGGCCGCTGGTATCCCCAATTCTTCCGCCCTCACCCTCCGCCTGCGCCTccgcggcggcggcggcgatggCGGCGCCACCGGGGCCGAGTCTCGCGACTGCTACCTCAACATGTACGCCACCAAGAAGCCCGACAAGGTGGATCCGAACGAGACCCGGCTCTCCAAATGGACCACCTGCGCCCTGTCCGCTGAGCCTCTCGTTCCCCCGTGTGTGATCGACCGTCTGGGCAACCTCTTCAACAAGGAGCCGCTTGTTGAGGCCCTCCTCCACAAGAAGCTTCCCAAGGAGTTCAGCCACATCCGGGGATTGAAGGACATGATCCCAATCCATCTCACCCCGATCCCCAGTGCTGCCGATTCCGAGACCAAGTTTCAGTGCCCGATCACCGGTCAAGAGTTCAATGGGAAATATGGATTCCTGGTGATCCGTGGATGCGGGCACGTTTTGAGTGTCAAGGCATTGAAAGAGGTCGAGTCATCGACTTGCTTGGTTTGTCATAAAGAGTTCTCGAATATGGATAAGATTGTGATTAATGGAAGCGCGGAGGAAGTCAGAGCGCTAAGGGAGATGATGGAGGAGGAGAGGGGGCGGctgaaggggaggaaggagaagaaggtgggTACATGTCTGAGTGGTACAAAGCATGCCATTAATGAGAAAGATGGTACTTTGGATGACCGGAAGAAGGATGGGGGTGGTAAAAGGTTCAAGGCAGTGGATATGATGCCAGCCCATGCTACGAAGGAAGTATATGCATCTATCTTCACGTCATCAAAGAAATTTGATTTCCAGGAGACGTTTACTTGCAGGTCGCTCCCGCTTGGGAGGAACTGA